One window of the Janthinobacterium sp. PAMC25594 genome contains the following:
- the ltrA gene encoding group II intron reverse transcriptase/maturase, protein MKVTASSLAGSASSHVPTEWVAINWRLVQRNVRAMQHRLTKATQEGDWRRAKALQRWLTHSFSAKALAVKRVTENQGKRTAGVDQQLWDSATQKFAAIAQLKKQGYRPLPLRRVFIPKSNGKMRPLGIPTMRDRAMQALHLLALDPVLETLSDPNSYGFRKNRSTADAMSQIFLQTCRKVSATWVLDADIEGFFDNINHQWLVDNVFMDKLILSKWLKSGVVDRKQLMATTAGTPQGGIISPALANWTLNGLETELIAHLGAKFGKSKAGKLKVGVVRYADDFVVTSGSKELLETEIKPWIEAFLAVRGLRLSSAKTKIVHIDEGFDFLGWNFRKYSGTLLIKPSKKNMKAFYEKLRKTISENIGAKQENLIRLLNPMLRGWAQYHSPVVAKEAFSTMESLLYWRLRRWAMRRHPKKTDSWIRDRYWRPTESGNRMFAADVVTKNGNKAMKELYSLPGTAILRHTKIKGGYHPYDPQWELYGETLRQERMLKNMSYRREWAKLYLDQRGLCALCGYEMNMETGWHDHHMEHRVAGGSDALGNRVLLHPNCHINVHANDLHVAKPVPA, encoded by the coding sequence ATGAAAGTAACCGCTAGCAGTCTTGCAGGTTCTGCGTCCTCGCACGTGCCAACTGAATGGGTCGCCATCAACTGGCGGCTCGTACAACGCAACGTGAGAGCCATGCAGCATCGATTAACGAAGGCTACACAGGAAGGCGACTGGCGCAGGGCGAAAGCGCTGCAAAGGTGGCTAACCCACTCGTTCAGCGCGAAAGCGCTGGCAGTCAAACGAGTGACAGAGAATCAAGGCAAACGAACCGCAGGCGTGGACCAGCAGTTGTGGGACTCAGCAACGCAGAAGTTCGCTGCCATTGCGCAGTTGAAGAAACAAGGCTATCGGCCCCTGCCATTACGGAGGGTCTTTATTCCCAAGTCAAATGGAAAGATGCGCCCACTGGGCATCCCTACCATGCGGGACCGGGCGATGCAGGCACTTCACCTGCTGGCCTTGGATCCGGTCTTGGAAACGCTGAGTGATCCCAACTCATACGGGTTTCGCAAAAATCGCTCAACGGCCGATGCGATGTCGCAAATTTTTCTCCAGACCTGCCGGAAAGTGTCGGCAACCTGGGTGTTGGATGCGGATATCGAAGGTTTTTTCGACAATATCAACCATCAATGGCTGGTCGACAATGTCTTCATGGATAAGTTGATCCTGTCTAAATGGCTGAAATCCGGGGTAGTTGACCGGAAGCAATTAATGGCAACCACAGCTGGAACGCCACAGGGCGGCATCATCAGCCCTGCCCTTGCGAATTGGACGTTGAACGGGCTGGAGACTGAACTGATTGCGCACCTCGGTGCGAAATTCGGCAAGTCAAAGGCAGGCAAGCTCAAAGTCGGTGTCGTGCGATATGCGGACGATTTTGTCGTTACCAGTGGATCGAAGGAATTGCTGGAGACGGAAATCAAGCCTTGGATCGAAGCATTTCTTGCAGTCAGAGGATTGCGACTGTCCAGTGCCAAAACCAAGATCGTGCACATCGATGAGGGCTTCGACTTCCTGGGGTGGAACTTCCGAAAATATTCCGGGACACTACTCATCAAGCCAAGTAAGAAGAACATGAAAGCGTTCTATGAAAAGCTGAGGAAGACGATCAGCGAAAACATCGGGGCGAAGCAGGAGAATCTCATTCGATTGCTGAACCCCATGCTGCGGGGCTGGGCGCAATATCACAGCCCTGTCGTCGCCAAGGAGGCGTTTTCGACGATGGAGTCGCTGCTGTACTGGCGGCTTCGTCGCTGGGCCATGCGCAGGCATCCGAAGAAAACCGACAGTTGGATACGCGACCGATACTGGCGCCCAACCGAGAGTGGAAATCGGATGTTTGCAGCGGACGTTGTCACAAAGAATGGCAATAAGGCCATGAAAGAACTGTACTCGTTACCAGGTACAGCGATTCTGCGTCACACGAAGATCAAGGGCGGCTATCACCCCTACGATCCGCAATGGGAACTGTACGGCGAAACCCTTCGGCAGGAACGCATGTTGAAAAACATGTCTTACCGGCGCGAGTGGGCCAAGCTCTACCTCGACCAACGTGGCTTGTGCGCTCTGTGTGGATATGAGATGAACATGGAAACCGGATGGCATGACCACCACATGGAACACCGTGTGGCAGGTGGTTCCGACGCCCTTGGAAATCGCGTATTATTGCACCCAAATTGCCATATAAATGTGCACGCAAACGATTTACACGTTGCGAAGCCGGTCCCTGCATAG
- a CDS encoding LPS-assembly protein LptD, which produces MSWFSASPPSQRWAFAISALVAATTVPVHAQKAPRPVHVEDPDAPTVMTANSMNGRPEREINLDKNVVIERGKTTKMTADTACYKQVEDQFDAEGHIKMWRFGDYYTGDVLKLNMETGKGFLLNPTYRFEVGGGRGKAERVDFINPDEANVIEGTYSTCEGPNPDWYLKSSTLNLDTGRDVGTGSKTIIYFKDVPILGTPGISFSLSGARRSGWLAPTPGFASKNGFELLMPYYLNIAPNRDLTLFPRYIQRRGIQLGATGRYMGETDAGLYSGETSVEFLPNDKQTKTNRYMIKSKHEQALAKDWTYSWDLRDASDNNYPNDFSKNVASATERQLLRELRTDYRTEDWSLTARVQNYQVLQDPDAAKDPSLTVSRPYDRLPAVNFHAGKYDVWGGFDWTFDAEATRFAHPTLVQGSRLVVVPQVSFPIVRPGYFITPKLMLNASAYQLDNDARTKALFPDTSFTRAVPTFSVDSGLVFERDSNLFGAKGGTQTLEPRLFYVYTPYRDQSQFPNFDTAAGTFNLTQIFTENRFVGSDRIGDANQVTAAVVSRFLQSDGTERMRLTFGQRFYFADQRVQLYSTTPVNQSRSDILLAATGRVSETWTVDSLVQYNPSDRQLMSSTYSLQYQPGAKKVLNFSNRFQRGSIRNAEVSTQWPLTDRLYGVGRISYSLLDRRMLESLVGLEYKGDCWVFRMGAQRFVTSANKASTPIFFQLELTGLSNGLGLGTNGLETFTKTIPGYQALSQPLR; this is translated from the coding sequence ATGAGCTGGTTTTCGGCCTCCCCCCCTTCGCAGCGCTGGGCTTTCGCCATCAGCGCGCTCGTCGCCGCCACGACGGTGCCTGTTCACGCCCAGAAAGCACCGCGTCCGGTTCATGTGGAAGATCCCGACGCGCCCACCGTCATGACGGCGAACAGCATGAACGGACGACCCGAAAGGGAGATCAATCTCGATAAAAATGTCGTGATTGAGCGCGGAAAAACCACAAAAATGACGGCCGATACAGCTTGTTACAAACAAGTTGAAGATCAGTTCGACGCCGAGGGCCATATCAAAATGTGGCGTTTTGGCGATTACTACACGGGTGACGTCCTGAAGCTGAACATGGAGACCGGCAAGGGTTTCCTGCTTAACCCGACGTACCGCTTCGAAGTGGGCGGCGGCCGGGGCAAGGCCGAGCGCGTCGACTTCATCAACCCCGACGAAGCCAATGTCATCGAAGGTACGTACAGTACCTGCGAAGGGCCGAATCCGGACTGGTACCTGAAATCGAGCACCTTGAACCTCGATACGGGCCGCGACGTGGGGACGGGCAGCAAGACCATCATCTATTTCAAGGACGTGCCGATCCTGGGCACGCCGGGCATCTCGTTTTCGCTGTCGGGCGCGCGCCGCTCGGGCTGGCTGGCGCCCACGCCGGGCTTTGCCTCGAAGAACGGTTTCGAGCTGCTGATGCCGTATTATCTGAACATCGCGCCGAACCGCGACCTGACGCTGTTCCCGCGCTACATCCAGCGGCGCGGCATCCAGCTCGGTGCGACGGGCCGCTACATGGGCGAGACGGATGCCGGCTTGTACAGCGGTGAAACGTCGGTTGAGTTCTTGCCTAATGACAAGCAAACCAAGACCAACCGCTACATGATCAAGTCCAAGCACGAGCAGGCGCTGGCCAAGGACTGGACGTACAGCTGGGATCTGCGCGACGCATCGGACAATAATTACCCGAACGATTTTTCGAAAAACGTCGCCTCCGCCACCGAGCGCCAGTTGCTGCGCGAATTGCGCACCGATTACCGCACCGAGGACTGGAGCCTGACGGCGCGCGTGCAGAATTATCAGGTGTTGCAAGACCCCGATGCCGCCAAAGATCCCAGTCTGACTGTGTCGCGGCCGTATGACCGTTTGCCGGCGGTAAACTTTCACGCTGGTAAATATGACGTCTGGGGCGGTTTCGACTGGACCTTCGACGCGGAAGCGACGCGCTTCGCGCACCCGACGCTGGTGCAAGGGTCGCGCCTCGTGGTCGTGCCGCAGGTGAGTTTCCCCATCGTGCGCCCTGGCTACTTCATCACGCCCAAGCTGATGCTCAATGCCAGCGCGTATCAGCTCGACAACGATGCCAGGACCAAGGCACTGTTTCCGGACACGTCGTTTACGCGCGCCGTGCCCACCTTTTCGGTCGACAGCGGCCTGGTGTTCGAACGCGACTCGAATCTGTTTGGCGCCAAGGGCGGTACGCAAACCCTGGAGCCGCGCCTGTTCTACGTCTATACGCCATACCGCGACCAGTCGCAGTTCCCGAATTTCGATACGGCAGCCGGCACGTTCAACCTGACGCAGATCTTCACGGAAAACCGTTTTGTTGGCAGCGACCGTATCGGTGATGCCAACCAGGTCACGGCCGCTGTCGTTTCGCGCTTCTTGCAGTCGGACGGCACGGAGCGCATGCGTCTGACCTTCGGCCAGCGTTTCTACTTTGCCGACCAGCGTGTGCAGCTCTATTCGACCACGCCCGTCAATCAGTCGCGTTCGGATATCCTGCTGGCAGCAACGGGCCGCGTGTCGGAGACTTGGACCGTCGATAGCCTGGTGCAGTACAATCCCAGCGATCGCCAGTTGATGAGCTCGACGTACTCCTTGCAATATCAGCCAGGTGCCAAGAAAGTATTGAACTTTAGTAACCGTTTTCAGCGTGGCAGCATACGCAATGCGGAAGTGTCGACGCAATGGCCATTGACGGACCGCTTGTATGGCGTGGGACGCATCAGTTATTCCCTGCTGGACCGGCGCATGCTGGAAAGCCTGGTCGGCCTGGAGTACAAGGGCGACTGCTGGGTATTTCGCATGGGAGCGCAGCGTTTCGTGACTTCTGCCAACAAGGCCTCGACGCCGATTTTCTTCCAGCTGGAACTGACTGGGCTGTCGAATGGCCTGGGTCTGGGCACGAATGGGCTGGAAACATTTACCAAAACCATACCTGGCTACCAGGCACTGAGCCAGCCACTCCGTTAA
- a CDS encoding peptidylprolyl isomerase, with translation MHQLKIATVLLCAISGATTSSVWAQQAAPAPASKPAAAAPAPVKGFTPPASSSGQSIDSIAVVVNDDVITRNEVAARIKSVEQRMKAQNIPVPDPADLRRQLLERMIVERAQMQLAKEMGVRVDDLTLDRAIARIAEQQKMTVQELRNQMEKEGTPFATFREEIRDEIIMQRLREHEVDAKIQISDSEVDNFLEAEKAAASEQVELNLAQILVRIPENSSPEQIAARRARAEEVSRQLRTGADFAKMAATYSDASDALSGGDIGWRNSDRLPPLFTEQLLKLKPGQITPIIKSNTGFHILKLVDRRSAAEAQAVAAVQQTHARHILLKVTPTLSAAEAKRKLAELKERLDNKAAKFEDLARLFSNDGSAAKGGDLGWLYPGDTVPEFETAMNALKPGEVSEPIESSFGFHLIEVLERKSDDVSKEKQRSAARNALRERKLEEATENWAREVRDRAYVEFRADDQ, from the coding sequence ATGCACCAACTCAAAATTGCAACGGTTTTGTTGTGCGCCATTTCCGGCGCCACGACCAGTAGTGTCTGGGCCCAACAGGCTGCACCAGCGCCTGCGAGCAAGCCCGCTGCCGCTGCTCCAGCACCGGTCAAGGGCTTCACACCGCCGGCCTCGAGCAGTGGCCAGAGCATCGACTCCATCGCCGTCGTCGTCAATGACGATGTGATTACGCGCAATGAAGTGGCGGCCCGCATCAAGAGCGTGGAGCAGCGCATGAAGGCGCAGAATATTCCCGTGCCCGATCCCGCCGACCTGCGTCGTCAATTGCTGGAGCGCATGATCGTTGAGCGCGCACAAATGCAACTGGCCAAGGAAATGGGCGTGCGCGTGGATGACCTGACCCTGGACCGCGCGATTGCCCGTATTGCTGAACAGCAAAAGATGACGGTGCAAGAGCTGCGCAACCAGATGGAAAAAGAAGGCACGCCGTTTGCGACCTTCCGCGAAGAAATCCGCGATGAAATCATCATGCAGCGCTTGCGCGAGCATGAAGTCGACGCCAAGATCCAGATTTCCGATTCCGAAGTGGATAACTTCCTGGAAGCGGAAAAAGCGGCGGCCAGCGAACAGGTGGAGCTGAACCTGGCGCAGATTCTCGTGCGCATTCCGGAAAACTCCAGCCCTGAACAGATCGCCGCGCGCCGCGCGCGCGCCGAAGAAGTCAGCCGTCAGTTGCGCACGGGCGCCGATTTTGCCAAGATGGCCGCTACCTATTCCGACGCCAGCGATGCACTGAGCGGTGGCGATATCGGCTGGCGCAATAGCGACCGTTTGCCACCCCTGTTCACGGAGCAACTGCTGAAATTGAAGCCGGGCCAGATCACGCCTATCATCAAGAGCAACACCGGTTTCCACATCCTGAAGCTGGTGGACCGCCGCAGCGCGGCCGAAGCACAAGCCGTCGCCGCCGTGCAGCAGACGCATGCGCGCCATATCCTGCTGAAAGTGACGCCGACCTTGTCGGCGGCCGAAGCCAAGCGCAAATTGGCCGAATTGAAAGAGCGTCTCGATAACAAGGCCGCCAAGTTCGAAGACCTGGCCCGCTTGTTCTCGAACGACGGTTCGGCCGCCAAGGGAGGCGACCTGGGCTGGCTGTATCCAGGCGATACCGTACCGGAATTTGAAACGGCGATGAATGCACTGAAACCGGGCGAAGTGAGCGAGCCGATCGAATCGAGCTTTGGCTTCCACCTGATCGAAGTGCTGGAACGCAAGAGCGACGACGTCTCGAAAGAGAAGCAGCGCAGCGCCGCACGTAACGCCTTGCGCGAACGCAAGCTGGAAGAAGCGACGGAAAACTGGGCGCGCGAAGTACGCGACCGTGCCTACGTCGAATTCCGCGCGGACGACCAGTAA
- the pdxA gene encoding 4-hydroxythreonine-4-phosphate dehydrogenase PdxA, which translates to MSNLPASRRPAIAITCGEPAGVGPEISIRAAWAMRNDVNCILLGDAAFLALTASLIDPEIRLAALSLQAVRNNGLPHFGPDRLAVIDIPTVNNVIPGVLDKENGRSVLATLDAAVEGIEAGWFGAMVTAPLQKSTINDAGVAFSGHTEYLAEKTNTPQVVMMLAGEPGHGEPTLRVALATTHLPLKDVSAAITLDRLAVTLDIIQTDLQQKFGIAAPRILVTGLNPHAGEGGYLGREEIDVIAPAIAAAQARGIDARGPYPADTLFQHKYLADADCVLAMYHDQGLPVLKYATFGRGINITLGLPLIRTSVDHGTALDLAAQGLGLADCHSMEQALQTALDMLRASTPTRA; encoded by the coding sequence ATGAGTAATTTGCCTGCATCACGCCGCCCGGCCATCGCCATTACCTGTGGCGAACCGGCCGGTGTCGGCCCGGAAATCTCCATACGCGCGGCCTGGGCCATGCGCAATGACGTCAACTGCATCCTGCTGGGCGACGCCGCCTTCCTGGCGCTGACGGCCAGCCTGATCGATCCGGAGATCCGCCTGGCGGCGCTGTCGCTGCAAGCCGTGCGCAACAACGGCCTGCCGCATTTCGGCCCCGACCGCCTGGCCGTGATCGATATTCCGACTGTCAATAATGTCATTCCTGGCGTACTCGACAAGGAAAACGGGCGCTCCGTGCTGGCGACCCTGGACGCGGCCGTGGAAGGCATCGAAGCCGGCTGGTTTGGCGCCATGGTCACGGCGCCCTTGCAAAAGAGCACGATCAACGACGCCGGCGTGGCTTTTTCCGGCCATACGGAATACCTGGCAGAAAAAACCAACACACCGCAAGTGGTGATGATGCTGGCCGGCGAACCGGGACACGGCGAACCGACCCTGCGCGTGGCGCTGGCCACCACGCATTTGCCCTTGAAGGACGTGTCCGCCGCCATCACCCTGGACCGCCTGGCCGTCACCCTGGATATCATTCAGACAGACTTGCAACAGAAATTCGGCATCGCCGCGCCGCGCATCCTGGTGACCGGCCTGAACCCGCATGCGGGCGAGGGCGGTTATCTGGGGCGCGAGGAAATCGATGTGATCGCCCCGGCGATTGCCGCGGCGCAAGCGCGCGGCATCGATGCGCGCGGACCGTACCCTGCCGACACCCTGTTTCAGCACAAATACCTGGCCGACGCCGATTGCGTGCTGGCCATGTACCACGACCAGGGCTTGCCCGTGCTGAAATACGCGACCTTCGGGCGCGGCATCAATATCACCCTGGGCTTGCCGCTGATCCGCACCTCGGTCGACCATGGCACGGCGCTGGACCTGGCCGCGCAAGGGCTGGGGCTGGCCGATTGCCACAGCATGGAGCAGGCGCTGCAAACGGCGCTCGACATGCTGCGCGCCAGCACCCCGACCAGAGCGTAG
- the rsmA gene encoding 16S rRNA (adenine(1518)-N(6)/adenine(1519)-N(6))-dimethyltransferase RsmA: protein MKHVARKRFGQNFLHDRFVLNDITAAIAPQEDDAMVEIGPGLGAMTEQLLRHLKQMHVVELDRDLIVRLEKTFNPAKLTIHSGDALKFDFAQIPVPAGQKLRIVGNLPYNISSPLLFHLADFAPLVKDQHFMLQKEVVERMVAEPGSKAFGRLSVMLQWRYDMTLMFIVPPTAFDPPPKVESAIVRMIPVAERLACDQATLEAVVMKAFSQRRKVIRNCLAGMFTEEQIKAAGIDPTKRPETVGLEQYVALANLLKAPV from the coding sequence ATGAAACACGTTGCCCGCAAACGCTTTGGCCAGAACTTCCTGCACGACCGCTTCGTCCTCAACGACATCACGGCCGCCATCGCGCCGCAGGAGGACGATGCCATGGTCGAGATCGGCCCCGGCCTGGGCGCCATGACGGAGCAGTTGCTGCGCCACCTGAAGCAGATGCATGTGGTGGAACTGGACCGCGACCTGATCGTGCGCCTGGAAAAGACCTTCAATCCGGCCAAGCTGACGATCCACTCGGGCGACGCGCTGAAGTTTGATTTCGCGCAAATTCCCGTGCCGGCCGGCCAGAAGTTGCGCATCGTGGGCAACTTGCCGTACAACATTTCCAGCCCGCTGCTGTTCCACCTGGCGGACTTCGCGCCATTGGTAAAAGACCAGCATTTCATGCTGCAAAAGGAAGTCGTCGAGCGCATGGTGGCCGAGCCGGGCAGCAAGGCGTTTGGCCGCCTGTCCGTGATGCTGCAATGGCGCTACGACATGACCTTGATGTTCATCGTGCCGCCGACGGCCTTCGATCCGCCGCCGAAGGTGGAATCGGCCATCGTGCGCATGATCCCCGTGGCCGAGCGCCTGGCGTGCGACCAGGCGACGCTGGAAGCGGTCGTCATGAAGGCCTTCTCGCAGCGCCGCAAGGTGATCCGCAACTGCCTGGCCGGGATGTTTACGGAAGAGCAGATCAAGGCGGCCGGCATCGATCCGACCAAACGTCCGGAAACCGTGGGGCTGGAGCAGTATGTTGCTTTGGCGAATTTGCTGAAGGCACCTGTGTAA
- a CDS encoding LysR family transcriptional regulator produces the protein MHELSKKISLRHLQAFATLARVNSFSKAAQELCVTQPALSASIKLLENQLGKKLFNRTTHQLELTREGKLALDYATHLLNTASNTFADIQRAIGSGRHRIRIGAIPSAMAMTAVVVARYSEQHGDEVEIVLSDMPNDGLLHALHSGQLDFCVGIEVPGSVSLESVGLFEDELVLVTAGRHALAPLKEVRWEQLAGQEIVVFTKGSIWEFASSALRQHGLSPSNLYQMIHSESLYGVVRAGIAVGIMPSLYTTFLNDEDLHVAPLRQPTCKRKIALMRRNEISRNHHVDDCFSALRQDLQQVDQWF, from the coding sequence ATGCATGAACTGAGCAAGAAGATTTCCTTACGACATTTGCAAGCGTTTGCCACCCTGGCCCGGGTAAACAGCTTCAGCAAGGCTGCACAGGAATTGTGCGTGACCCAGCCGGCCCTCAGCGCGTCGATCAAGCTGCTGGAAAATCAACTGGGGAAAAAGTTGTTTAACCGCACAACCCACCAGCTGGAACTGACGCGCGAAGGCAAGCTGGCGCTCGACTACGCCACGCATTTATTGAATACGGCGAGCAACACTTTTGCCGATATCCAGCGCGCCATAGGCAGCGGCCGGCACCGCATCCGCATCGGCGCGATTCCGTCGGCCATGGCGATGACGGCCGTGGTGGTGGCGCGCTACAGCGAGCAGCATGGCGATGAAGTGGAAATCGTCCTGTCGGACATGCCCAACGATGGCTTGCTGCACGCGCTGCATTCGGGCCAGCTGGACTTTTGCGTGGGCATCGAGGTACCCGGTTCCGTTTCTCTGGAAAGCGTGGGCCTGTTCGAAGACGAGCTGGTGCTGGTGACGGCGGGGCGCCATGCGCTGGCGCCGCTCAAGGAAGTGCGCTGGGAGCAGCTGGCGGGCCAGGAAATCGTCGTGTTTACCAAGGGCAGCATCTGGGAATTCGCTTCGAGCGCGCTGCGCCAGCATGGCTTGAGCCCGTCGAACCTGTACCAGATGATCCACAGCGAGTCGCTGTATGGCGTGGTGCGCGCCGGCATCGCCGTGGGCATCATGCCCAGTCTGTACACGACTTTCCTCAATGACGAGGATCTGCACGTGGCGCCGCTGCGCCAGCCCACCTGCAAGCGCAAGATCGCCTTGATGCGGCGCAATGAAATCAGCCGCAACCACCATGTGGACGACTGTTTTTCAGCGTTGCGGCAGGATTTACAGCAAGTCGACCAGTGGTTTTGA
- a CDS encoding porin: MNKWMTGTMVVGGLLAAQGAAQAQSSVQVYGLLSAGIGYVSDEGNGSRTHALSGTNQNPRIGFRGQEDLGDGTKAVFVLENGFNVMTGTAAQSGRLFGRQSYVGLSSNDKGTLTLGRQYEAIKDLLGPVVIASNGVHIGDNDNGYNNLRVQNAVKYVSPNISKLSFTGLYGFSENPADSKRNRVYSMGAGYKVDAFSWAVAYTKMDHPNSPDAPNGAIGNDYGSSLLIFNKSAVKGAGVDSQAIAGTGGFYNVGRTKFGALYTNVRYHYLDQSNLTLQNVDLNVNHKLTEALNLGASYFYTTGKYDVINKTPKWHQVNFQADYFLSKRTDVAVTWSYQKAAGDATFARVFGFGASAGKTQSVLIVGMRHYF; the protein is encoded by the coding sequence ATGAACAAATGGATGACGGGAACGATGGTGGTGGGTGGCTTGCTGGCGGCGCAGGGCGCGGCGCAGGCGCAAAGCAGCGTGCAAGTGTATGGACTGCTGTCGGCCGGTATCGGCTATGTGTCGGATGAGGGTAACGGCAGCCGCACGCATGCGCTGAGCGGCACGAATCAGAATCCCCGCATCGGTTTCCGCGGCCAGGAAGACCTGGGCGACGGCACCAAGGCCGTCTTCGTGCTGGAAAACGGTTTTAACGTGATGACGGGCACGGCTGCGCAAAGCGGCCGCCTGTTCGGCCGCCAGTCGTATGTGGGCTTGTCGAGCAACGACAAGGGCACGCTCACCCTGGGGCGCCAGTATGAAGCCATCAAGGACCTGCTGGGCCCCGTGGTCATCGCCAGTAACGGCGTGCACATCGGCGACAACGACAATGGCTACAACAACCTGCGCGTGCAAAACGCCGTCAAGTATGTCAGCCCGAACATCAGCAAGCTGTCGTTCACGGGCTTGTATGGCTTCAGCGAAAATCCGGCGGACTCCAAGCGCAACCGCGTCTACAGCATGGGCGCCGGCTACAAGGTCGATGCCTTCAGCTGGGCCGTTGCCTATACGAAGATGGATCACCCGAACAGCCCCGACGCGCCGAATGGCGCCATCGGCAACGACTACGGCAGTTCCCTGTTGATTTTCAACAAGAGCGCCGTCAAGGGCGCTGGCGTGGACAGCCAGGCCATCGCCGGCACGGGAGGCTTTTATAATGTGGGCAGGACCAAGTTTGGCGCGCTGTACACCAACGTGCGCTACCACTACCTGGATCAAAGCAATCTGACCTTGCAAAACGTGGACCTGAACGTGAACCACAAGCTGACGGAAGCGCTGAACCTGGGCGCGTCGTATTTCTATACCACCGGAAAATATGACGTGATCAACAAGACGCCGAAATGGCATCAGGTCAACTTCCAGGCCGATTACTTCCTGTCCAAGCGCACCGATGTCGCCGTCACCTGGAGCTACCAGAAAGCGGCCGGCGATGCGA